A genomic stretch from Theobroma cacao cultivar B97-61/B2 chromosome 4, Criollo_cocoa_genome_V2, whole genome shotgun sequence includes:
- the LOC18603758 gene encoding pentatricopeptide repeat-containing protein At3g06430, chloroplastic yields the protein MAPSMSMPLSFSSSLLSSPLPRPRPESDSKNKSKPNPPLFPCAVAAVPSSVSDKKRQRHWKEGEYPGLSVSHTFTPGSSKKTPLKNLKKKLDRKNNAKAWVCTVTETLSDCILKKQWLQALQVFEMLRDQPFYQPKEGTYMKLLVLLGKSGQPHRARQLFHDMVQEGCEPTPELFTALLAAYCRNNLIDDAFATLNQMKTLPCCQPDVFTYSTLIKACVDASRFDLVESLYGEMEERLITPNTVTQNIVLSGYGKAGKFEQMEKVLSGMLESSASKPDVWTMNIILSVFGNKGQIDMMERWYEKFRNFGIEPETRTFNILIGAYGKKRMYDKMSSVMEYMRKLQFPWTTSTYNNVIEAFADVGDAKHMEYTFDQMRAEGMKADTKTFCCLINGYANAGLFHKVISSVQLAAKLEIPENTSFYNAVLSACAKAEDLMEMEGVFKRMKDKQCQPNSMTFSIMVEAYRKEGMNDKIYDLEQLKQEFLNNGSLPE from the exons ATGGCACCATCAATGTCAATGCCCCTTtccttctcttcttctctGCTTTCCTCTCCTCTCCCACGCCCACGTCCAGAATCCGACTCCAAGAACAAGAGCAAGCCCAATCCTCCGCTTTTTCCATGTGCAGTCGCTGCTGTTCCGTCTTCTGTTTCTGACAAGAAGAGGCAGAGGCACTGGAAGGAAGGAGAATACCCTGGCCTATCAGTATCACACACTTTTACGCCTGGGTCTTCCAAGAAAACCCCCCTCAAGAATCTCAAGAAGAAACTCGACCGCAAGAACAACGCCAAAGCCTGGGTCTGCACCGTCACGGAAACCTTGTCCGACTGCATCCTCAAGAAGCAGTGGCTTCAAGCTCTCCAG GTGTTTGAGATGCTAAGAGATCAACCCTTTTACCAACCAAAAGAAGGCACCTATATGAAACTACTTGTTCTTCTTGGAAAATCCGGACAACCCCACCGTGCCCGTCAGCTTTTTCACGATATGGTTCAAGAAGGATGTGAACCTACTCCCGAGCTTTTCACAGCATTACTCGCAGCTTATTGTCGAAACAATCTCATTGACGATGCCTTTGCAACTCTTAACCAAATGAAAACCCTCCCTTGTTGCCAGCCTGATGTTTTTACGTACAGTACCTTAATTAAGGCTTGTGTTGATGCCTCGCGGTTTGACTTAGTTGAATCACTGTATGGGGAAATGGAGGAGCGGTTGATAACTCCAAATACAGTTACCCAGAACATAGTGTTAAGTGGATATGGCAAGGCGGGGAAATTTGAGCAGATGGAGAAAGTGCTATCTGGCATGTTGGAGAGCTCTGCAAGCAAACCTGATGTATGGACAATGAACATCATCCTCAGTGTGTTTGGTAACAAAGGTCAGATTGATATGATGGAGAGATGGTATGAGAAATTCCGTAATTTTGGAATTGAGCCAGAAACACGCACTTTCAATATCTTGATTGGTGCTTATGGGAAGAAAAGAATGTATGATAAAATGTCATCTGTGATGGAATACATGCGTAAGCTTCAATTTCCGTGGACAACCTCTACTTACAACAATGTCATTGAGGCATTTGCTGATGTGGGGGACGCAAAACACATGGAATACACATTTGATCAAATGCGGGCTGAAGGGATGAAAGCAGACACCAAGACCTTTTGCTGCCTTATCAATGGATATGCCAATGCTGGTCTCTTTCATAAAGTTATTAGCAGCGTACAGTTGGCAGCCAAGCTTGAGATACCTGAAAATACCTCATTTTATAATGCTGTGTTATCTGCATGTGCAAAGGCAGAGGATTTAATGGAGATGGAGGGAGTTTTTAAACGGATGAAAGATAAGCAATGCCAACCAAATTCAATGACCTTCTCCATCATGGTGGAGGCATATAGAAAGGAAGGTATGAATGACAAGATCTATGATTTGGAGCAACTAAAACAGGAGTTTCTTAATAATGGTTCTCTACCTGAGTAG